Genomic DNA from Candidatus Limnocylindrales bacterium:
GACGCCGGACGCGAGCTGGCGTTTACGGCGCCGCGACAGGTCGTCATCTACCGGACGCATCACATGGGACTGCTCAGCGATCCGGAGGTCGGCGGAATTCTGTCGGACTGGCTGCGCGACCCGGTCGGCTCGCGTCATCTCTAGCGCAGCTACTTGTAAGCGACGCCCGCGCTTGCCGGACCGGCAAGCGCAATCACCTCCGTCCTCGCAAAGCCGACCTCACGGCACCAGCCGGCGAAATCAGCGCCGGTAAAATCGAACGCGTCGCCGAACTCGATCAGCATATTGAGCGACATCAGCAGCCCGAATGTGTTCTCGCGGCGCGCGTCGTCGATCAGGTTCTCGATCACGACGAACGCCCCTCCGGCCGGCAGTGCGTCGTAGGCCGCACGGACGAGGTGCATCTTCTTTTCGAGATTCCAGTCGTGAAGGATCATGCCCATCGTGATCACGTCGGCTTTCGGAAACGGCTCGGCGAAGAAATCGAGCGGCTTTGCCGTGACACGGTCCGCGAGTCCGGCGGCTGCGATCTTCCGCTCGGCGATCGAGGTGACGGCGGGCAGATCCGCCGAAATGCATCGAAGGTGCGGATGCTTTTCCGCGACGAACATCGACAGCTGGCCGGTCGCCCCGCCTACGTCGCAGACCGTCCGATAGCTCGAGAAATCGAACTTGTCGGCAAAAGCCCGGAAGTTGGCCGCGGATATTCCGCTCATCGCGTCCATGAACAGCTCGAGCCGCTCGGGCTTGCTGTACAGCTCGGCGAACATCGACGCGCCCGTTTGCTTGATCTCGTTCTGCGGTTTGCCGGTCTTGAGGCCTTCGCTGAGGTCGCCCCAGAAGGGATAGAGACGAGCGTTCGCCATTTCGAGGAAGCCGCCCATGAACTGCGGACTGCTGCGGTCGAGGAACAGCGCAGTCTCCGCCGTGTTGCGATAACGGGCGTCCGCACCGTTGCCGTCGCGCTCGAGGAACTGGAGCGCAACCAGCGTGTCGAAGAAGTCCGGGTTGGCGCGCGCGTGCAGTCGAAGCGCGTCCTGCAGCTCGCGACCGGTCATCGACCCCGCGCCGAGCGCGGTGAACACTCCGAGCTCGACGGCGGAAAGCAGGACTTTTGCCGGCCAGAAGGCCATGCCGACTTCCATGATTCGGGCGGGGGAGAGCTGGGTCATGACGGTTTCCTCATTGCTGTGCCGGGCGCGGCACGAATTTCCAGACCGCCGCCTTTTGAACGTAGTGGAATATGTCGTTCTTTCGCAAGCCGGATGTACCGCAGTGAAATTGAACTCCCATGTTCAGGGCGGCCTGGTCTCCATTCAGCAGATAGGTGTGATCCACGAAGCATTCCGGATAGGACGACGCGAAGTCCGACTGCAGTTGCGCGAGTGTTGGAGGAGTCAGGATGTCGGGTTCGACCTGCGGGATGTGCGGTACCGGCGCGTCAGGATCGCCGTACGCGCCGCAGTTCGACTCGATGGACGTTCGGGTCGCAGTTCCATTGCGAATCCTCCATTCGGCATCATACGAACCTGCGCCGTCGCCGAAATGCCCTTTGAGGAGATACGATTCTTCCTCTTCCTGACGCGCCAGGCTGAATAGCGAACCGTATGTCCCGGGGCTGTCCGGGTCGTACATGCCTTTTACGTCCAGACTGACCGTTCTTCCGTCCCGAAAGATCACCTTCGCCCCGGCGACCTCGCGCGTCGGCAGATTCCCGTCCGTTCCAAAGAACGAAATCCCATCAATGGAACGGACGTTTTCGAAACCGTTTTTCTCGAGATCGCTTTCAACAACATGCGCCTTTCGATCAAAGCGTACACTGACGAGCTCGAGCGATGCATCCGGACCAAGCTCGAATATTTGAGTGGCGCGCTCCCGGTCGTGAGGTGTGATATTGCGGTAGGTGCCGCACGCCGTAACGCCGAGGCCAAGCGAAACGGACGCAAGAACCGCAAAGCCGATGTGGAGTAGAAGTCTCACTGTCTCACAACGAGCGTTACGCCAATGCCGAGCCACATCAGGTTTCCCGGATCGTGCGCCCGTCGTCAACGATCAGGCCAGTGAGTAGAAGTCTCACTCCCCGGCAGCATGGACAACAGATGCTTGTGGGGGATGCACACTGGGCCTTCGCTACCAGGACCGTCCACCTCAACAAGATCCGAACACCGACGACGTCGTTCATGGAGCGGCCGCCATCCCCTCGCGGTCGACGGCACGACATTCCGCGGGGAATGTTCGCGCATCGGCGAAATTGCCGCGCTTCGCGTCCATGAAGGCGCGGCCGAAGTCGAGGTCCGCCTGATACTGGTTGTGTGCAGCGCAGCGCAGCTCGATGTTCTGCGACGTTGGAGGTCCGCCCATGGCGAAGGGAGCTCTATGGTGGAACTCGATGTTGCCCGTCTCGCGGCAGCGACGTCCTCGGCCGTCTACGTAGCAGCAGCGTCCCGAATCGCGTCGCCATACCTCGCGCCGCACGGCCGCCGGGATGGTCCGGGATTGCTGTGCTCGCTGCGAGGCCGCCGCATCGGCTGTCGGCATTGCGCCCGGTCGACCGGTGCATTCCGCGTGCGTCGACGTCGTCGACTTCGGTCGATCGGTGCAACCGGCCTTGCGCGCGAGTGTCCGGACGAGCAGGACGTCGATCGCACGGCTGATGATCGCGGCCGCGTCGCGACCGGTCGCCGATCGGCCGAGCAGATCCTGTAGCGACCGAAGCTTGTCGTGCGTGTCTTGGTCTACGGTGATCTCGATCTTGTAGCGGCGCGGGCTGAGAGCAACGATCGGCTTCGTCACTTTTGCCGGCTGCGCTGACCGTGGAGTGATCGCGACGCCGACGACCTCGGAGTCTGTGGAGGCCGGCGAGTCCGGCCGATTACTCGAGCAACCGGCGGACTCGCGGTCTGCCCAAGCGCGCGGATCGCTCGCACCGACGGCCTGCTCGTGACCCGGCGAACAACCGCCGGCCGATGTTGGCGCTGCCACCGCAGGCCCACGGTTCGCCGCGTCCGCACCACGAGGCCCGGGCATCGCACGAACACGCGACGCCACGTCCGCTCGCGGCGCCAGCTCGGCAACCAGCCGCTCGACCTCGCGCGAGCTCTTGTGCCTGGCGCGCTCGAGTACTCGCAGGTGGTTCTCGGTGGTCAGATGCCTGGCCAGCAGATGAATGGCGCTGAGATGCAGCTCGCCGCGTGCGACCAGGTCCAGCACGACCGGAAAGCGGCGCGCCGTACGCGCAGCCCAGATCCGCTTGGCCGTTACCTGCTCTGACATGTGGAACCGCTCCATGCAGAAGCTGAACATGGAGGAGCAGGCATGCCTGGCCCAGAGCTTGCGCTCGTCGATCTCGGCGATCGCGACGAGTAGCGCCGCCGTCGTACGGCGGTCGCGGGCGACGAGGTGCTCGAAGTGATCGAGCAGTTCCTGTTCGGAGAGCTTTGCAATGCTGTTGAAGGATGTCGTCATGACGACCCTTGTAACACGGGTTTTTCAGGCGTCGTTCTCGGTAAGGACGCGACCGCCGTCAAGCATGGGTCTGTGGCAGCGAAGCGCGAGATCCGAGCGGCGTAACGCGCGAAGTCGGCGAGAAAAGCGGTGCGCCGTGTTTCGCTTCGCTATAGGCGACCTCAAGCGGCGAAACTTCGCGTCAAGCGAAATCGACATCGCGACGACGCTTCCATAACAAAAGCGGCATAGCCCGCCGTGATCCACGTCCGACGCCGCGCGTATTATCCGACGAAAGCTTTCGGACTCGCCGCCATCGCCGACATTCCCCGGGGAATGTTGACTGAACAATGGAAAGGCTGCAGTTCAGACCGCCACCTTCAACCCGTGGCGCCCGCCGACTTCCGCGAGCTGTTTCAGGTCGGGATTTACCGGCGCGATTTCTCTCGCGAAATCCGCGAACATCTTCGATGCGCCAAGCCGCGACGTCATCGAAATCATCTCCGCGCCGCCTTTGCCGAAACGGAACCAGTGGGTCGTACCTGCCGGGAGATGCACGAGCGTTCCGGCCGACACCGTCGTGGTCTCGCCATCGATACCGAACTCGATCTCACCTTTGATGACAAAGAAGGACTCGTCCCACGGATGATTGTGCGGCGGCGGGCCGCTGCCCTCGGGCCCGCGCTGCAGGAAAATCTCGTAGCCCTGCGTTGCTTCGCCGGACGCCAGCACGGTGACGTGCTCACCGACGATGTTGAGCGTGGGCGCGTAATCTTTCGGGGTGACGACGAACGGGCGTGCAGACATCTCGGTCTCCTGTTCGAGTGGTTCAACAGGTCGACATTATCAGCAGCGTGGACCGAAAATAACCGGGAACGCGGGCCAGCACGGTCGCAGGAAGACCGGCAGGCAGGTGGGCGGTTGTTATTTCGGCACTGCGGTCCCGGCAATGCTGGCCGAGAGCAGGAAGTCTTTCACCTCTCCGCCCGCAACCGTCACGGCGAGTGAAACCTTCACGACCTTCGGATCCGTGGAAGCAAAGTCGTAGAGCAACGTCTGCTGCGACGGATAGCGGATGATCTGCGTCGGCTCGCCGTAAATTTTGCGCACGCGCGACTCCGGGTCTCCGATCGCGAGCCCGCGTGGCGTCGCAGCGGGGCGCGGAACGTCGGGCAGCGCTCCCGTCTCGTCGCGGCAGGTCGAGACCGGCGCCCGTCGCACCCAGATCTTCGTGACGTATCCGCGCGACCAGGGTTCTTCGGTGAACGTGAAAACGTCCAGGGTCTTCTGGTTGCAGACTTCGTACAGGACCTCTCCGCCCGCCAGGCGATGCGAATAGAAGCCGGGATAGGCATCGTAAAGTGAAGAGATCGGGCCGCCTATCCTCACCAGCGCGAGACTCAGGTCAGCCTCGGAAGCGACAGCGTTTGCCGCACCCAGCGCGAACAGCGTGACCATGGAGAAGGCGATCGATCGTTTCATCCTTTGCTTCGCTCCACGCTTCGCAATCACGCGAGCTCACGCACCGCATGCTCGCGGAACAGCCGCACGCTGCGGTCCACCGAATGCGCATACAGCACGAGCTGCGACAACCGGACTCGGGGCTCACCGATATCCACCGACCGGGCCCACTGCATCGCATTCCTCAGCACGGGCCCCTTCGCCGAGCGCCGCGGCCGTGCGATCGTCACATGCGGTCGCGGCTCGCGCTCGTCGAGCCGAGCACCGGCCCGCTCGCACATCTCGTCACGCACGACGAGGATTGCATCACGCAGCACGTCGGCGCCCTCACGCACGATCGCGGAGAACGCATTCGGCCGCCGCGGATTTCCCATCGGCTCGACGCGCCCCAGCGTCACGTCGAGCGCAAGCGTCGGCCACTTCGGCGCGATCGCGAATGCAGCTTCGGCAGCCTGCTCACCGCACGCTCCAAGGAACGCGACCGTGATGTGAAGGTCGTCCAGATGAAACAGCCGCACGCCGTCCGGAGGCTCGGCGACGCGCGAGAACCACGGCTCGCCCGGCACGGCGAGCGCAACGAACCAGTTCCCCGCCATGCTGCCTTACGGAAGCGGAGGCGGCGTCTCGCCCGCGAAGAACCGGCGCGGGTTCTCGACGAGCATCATCTCGATCTGCTCGGTGGTTGCGCCGCCTTCGATCAGCTTCGGGACGATCCCGGTGAAGAAATGGGACGGGGTCCAGACGGCGAGCATCTCGGCGAACGCTTCGGTGTTCGGAATCGGCTGGCCGCGCCAGCACCACACCGAATCGTGCGAGATGACGACGCGCGATGCGGCGCCCTTCTTCAGCACGGCAAGCAGCGACGCGACGCGCTTCGCATCCGGCTGCAGCACTTCGATTCCGAAGCGGTCGAAGCCGAGATACGAGCCGCCTTCGACGAGCTTCATGTGGTACGCGTTGTCGTCGGTGCCGCACGAATGACCGATGATGATCCGGTGCGCGGGAACGCCGCCGTCGGTCAGGATCTTCTGCTGCTCGTCGCCGAGCGAGCCGTGGTCGGTGTGGGTCGTGATCGGAGCGCCGGTCGCAACCGACGCCTTCGCGGCGGCCTCGAGGATCTTGCGCTCGTAGTCGCTGATCTTCGGCGCGCCGGTGGCGACCTTGATGATGCCGGCCCGGATTCCACTCTCGCCGATCCCGTCGGTCAGCTCCTTGATGAACAGCTCGGCCATCGAATCGGAGCTGTCACCGAAGTTGCCGCGGAATCTCCAGTACGCCACGCCGCCTTCGTCTTCCTTGTAGAGACCGGTCGCGCAGATCACGTTGAAGCCGGTGCGCGCGGCCATCTCGGCGGCAAACTCGACGTCGCGCCCGAGGTCGTTCGGGCACGGATCGAGCATCGTCGCCACGCCGTGTGCCTTCATCTCGGCGATGCGGTCGCTGCACATCGCGACCATCTCGCTCTTTTTCGGACCGGGCCGCACGGTGTCGGACTCCCAGCCGGGATAGCCGATGAGCATGTGCTCGTGCATCAGCGTTCGCCCGAGGTCCTTGATGTCGATCGGGCCGGTGACGGTCTGGATCTGGGTCATGACGGGGCTTGCTCCTTGCGTGCAGGCGAGGTCATCGCCGCACCTGAAACGTCTTTTCTCCGGCCGGCGGCTCCGGATTCGATTTCACCTCGATGACGCGCGCGGATGGCGGTCCGTGGTGGCACCACGATTCCATCTCGCGAACGGCGTCCGGCGGTCCTTCTA
This window encodes:
- a CDS encoding methyltransferase, whose amino-acid sequence is MTQLSPARIMEVGMAFWPAKVLLSAVELGVFTALGAGSMTGRELQDALRLHARANPDFFDTLVALQFLERDGNGADARYRNTAETALFLDRSSPQFMGGFLEMANARLYPFWGDLSEGLKTGKPQNEIKQTGASMFAELYSKPERLELFMDAMSGISAANFRAFADKFDFSSYRTVCDVGGATGQLSMFVAEKHPHLRCISADLPAVTSIAERKIAAAGLADRVTAKPLDFFAEPFPKADVITMGMILHDWNLEKKMHLVRAAYDALPAGGAFVVIENLIDDARRENTFGLLMSLNMLIEFGDAFDFTGADFAGWCREVGFARTEVIALAGPASAGVAYK
- a CDS encoding cupin domain-containing protein; the encoded protein is MSARPFVVTPKDYAPTLNIVGEHVTVLASGEATQGYEIFLQRGPEGSGPPPHNHPWDESFFVIKGEIEFGIDGETTTVSAGTLVHLPAGTTHWFRFGKGGAEMISMTSRLGASKMFADFAREIAPVNPDLKQLAEVGGRHGLKVAV